CCAGTGTGGGGTGGGCGTGGATGGTCAGGGCGATGTCGCTGGCGGTGGCGGCCATTTCCAGGGCCAGTCCAGCCTCGCCCAACATGTCGCTGGCATGAGGGCCCACGATGTGCACGCCCAGCAGCAGGTCGGTGTCCTTCTCCACCACCATCTTCACGAAGCCGTCGGTCTGTTGCAGGGTCATGGCGCGGCCCGACGCCGACAGCGGGAACACGCCGGTCTTGACCTCGTAGCCCTTGTCCTTGGCTTCCTGCTCGGTCAGGCCCACCCAGGCCAGTTCGGGGCTGGTGTACACCACGCCGGGAATGGCCACGGCGTCCTGCTCGGCGGGCTTGCCAGCAATGACCTCGGCGGCCACCAGCCCTTCTTTCATGGCCTTGTGCGCCAGCATGGGGTTGCTGGCCACGTCGCCAATGGAATAGATGTGCGGCACGTTCGTGCGCTGCTGGCGGTCGGCGGGAATAAAGCCGCGCTCGTTCACGAAGACGCCCGCTGCCTGGGCGTTCAGGCCGTCGGTGCGGGGGCGGCGGCCCACGGCCACCAGCACGCGGTCAAAGACCTCGACCATCTTGGTGCCGGTCTTCACGTCTTCCAGTTCCACGTGAATACCGTCCGCCTTCTTCTCGGCCTTGTTGGCCTTGGTCTGCACGGCAATCTCGATGCCCTGCTTCTTCATAGACTTCTGGAATTCCTTGACCGCGTCGGCATCGGCGCCGGGAATGATGGTGGGCAGGAACTCGATGACCTTGACCTTGCTGCCCATGTTCGTGTACACGTGCGCGAACTCAAAGCCGATCACGCCGCCCCCCACGCACAGCATCCGGGCGGGCACGGGGTCGGGCATGACGAGGGCGCCGGTGGAGTCCACGATCTGCACCTGATCCACCTCCAGCCCCGGCAGCTTGGCCGGCTCGGAGCCGGTGGCGATGATGATGCTGCCGGCCGTAACGGTCTTGTCGCCCACCTTCACGGTGTGGTCGTCCACGAAGCTGGCCTGCCCCTGCAGGTGCGCAATCTTGTTCGCCTTGAACAGCGAGCCCACGCCGCCGGTCAGTTTCTTCACGATGCCGTCTTTCCAGCCGTTGAGCTTGGCGATATCCATCTTCTGCTCGCCAAAGGTCAGGCCGAAATCGGCGGCGTGCCGCGCGGCGGCAATCTGCTCACCCGCGTGCAGCAGCGCCTTGGTGGGAATGCAGCCCACGTTCAGGCATACGCCACCCACCGCTTCACGTTCGGCGCAGGCCACCTTCAGCCCCAGCTGCGCAGCGCGGATCGCGGCGTGGTAGCCGCCGGGCCCCGCACCGATCACAAGCACGTCGTAGTCAAAGGATTTCGTCATGCGGTCAGTCTACTGCCCCCACCACCCACCTGCCCGCATAGCTGGACGCGGCCGATTCACAATTCCGGCTGGTCAGTGGCCGGGCGCGGCGTCCAGAAAGTCCGTCACCACGCGGTTGAGCACCCACCAGCCCTGCGGGGTCGCCCTCAGGTGCTCGCCGTCCAGGGTCAGCCAGCCCCGCGCGACATTGGCCGCAAGAGGCGCCGCGTACACCCCGGCCACATCCACCCCGCTGCGCCGCGACAGCTCCGCCAGGTCCAGCCCCGCCCTGAGCCGCAGCCCCATAAACAGTGCGTCGGTGACGTAATCATGCGGGAAGATCGCTTCAGGCTCTCCCTCAGCTCCCGCCAGCCAGTCGTGCAGGTGTGGATTCGTGCGCCGGAAGGTCAGGGGGGTGTGGGGTGTGGGCAGTGGAGCAGCTTGCGCCGCCTTGTCCTGCCCTTCGCCATCCGCTCCCCTTCCATCCCCCATCAACCATCCACCATCACCACCCGGCTTCCCGTCTTCGCCGCGCAGGGCGGCCTGCGCGTTGCCGCTGTCTTGCTCAGCGCGTCTCTGCATGGGGTGGGGGTAGTGCCCCGCCCCCCCCGGCCCCAGCCCCAGGTACGTGCGGCCGTGCCAGTAGGCTAGGTTGTGCTGCGACTCCTGCCCCGGGCGGGCGTAGTTGCTGATCTCGTAGCGGGTGAAGCCGGCCGCCGTCAGCAGTTCTTCGGTGCGCTCGAAACCCCGCCGCTCGTCGTCCTCGTGCACGGTGACGCCCCGGCGGGCGAACTCGGTGCCGGGCTCAATGGTCAGGGTGTAGGCGCTCACATGGCCCACGCCCAGGGCCAGCAGGCCGTGAATATCGTCGTCCAGCGGCTGGCCCGGCACCGCCGTGATCAGGTCGCCGCTCACGCGCAGGCCGCGCGCCACCAGGGTGCGCACGGCGTCGGCGGCCTGGGCGGCGGTGTGCTGGCGGCCCAGAAAGGTCAGGGTGGGGTCGTGCAGGCTCTGCACCCCCACGCTGGCGCGGTCAAAGCCCAGGGCCTGCCAGTGGGCGGCGCGCGC
This genomic stretch from Deinococcus aquaedulcis harbors:
- the lpdA gene encoding dihydrolipoyl dehydrogenase; translated protein: MTKSFDYDVLVIGAGPGGYHAAIRAAQLGLKVACAEREAVGGVCLNVGCIPTKALLHAGEQIAAARHAADFGLTFGEQKMDIAKLNGWKDGIVKKLTGGVGSLFKANKIAHLQGQASFVDDHTVKVGDKTVTAGSIIIATGSEPAKLPGLEVDQVQIVDSTGALVMPDPVPARMLCVGGGVIGFEFAHVYTNMGSKVKVIEFLPTIIPGADADAVKEFQKSMKKQGIEIAVQTKANKAEKKADGIHVELEDVKTGTKMVEVFDRVLVAVGRRPRTDGLNAQAAGVFVNERGFIPADRQQRTNVPHIYSIGDVASNPMLAHKAMKEGLVAAEVIAGKPAEQDAVAIPGVVYTSPELAWVGLTEQEAKDKGYEVKTGVFPLSASGRAMTLQQTDGFVKMVVEKDTDLLLGVHIVGPHASDMLGEAGLALEMAATASDIALTIHAHPTLGESVLEAAEAVHKQAIHIMNR
- the hemW gene encoding radical SAM family heme chaperone HemW, which encodes MSSPGTSPAHSGPSRLDPVVRHLYVHVPFCPTICPYCDFHVLTRRAGLVERYLARLDEEAAQLAQTYAVDLDTVYLGGGTPSFLRDDELQALVSSVQTRLGWGRRENTLEVNPGTVSPARAAHWQALGFDRASVGVQSLHDPTLTFLGRQHTAAQAADAVRTLVARGLRVSGDLITAVPGQPLDDDIHGLLALGVGHVSAYTLTIEPGTEFARRGVTVHEDDERRGFERTEELLTAAGFTRYEISNYARPGQESQHNLAYWHGRTYLGLGPGGAGHYPHPMQRRAEQDSGNAQAALRGEDGKPGGDGGWLMGDGRGADGEGQDKAAQAAPLPTPHTPLTFRRTNPHLHDWLAGAEGEPEAIFPHDYVTDALFMGLRLRAGLDLAELSRRSGVDVAGVYAAPLAANVARGWLTLDGEHLRATPQGWWVLNRVVTDFLDAAPGH